A region from the Acomys russatus chromosome 22, mAcoRus1.1, whole genome shotgun sequence genome encodes:
- the Tapt1 gene encoding transmembrane anterior posterior transformation protein 1 homolog isoform X2 has protein sequence MFFGIFLCLDAFLYVFTLLPLRVFLALFRFFTLPCYGLRDRRLLQPAQVCDVLKGVILVMCYFMMHYVDYSMMYHLIRGQSVIKLYIIYNMLEVADRLFSSFGQDILDALYWTATEPKERKRAHIGVIPHFFMAVLYVFLHAILIMVQATTLNVAFNSHNKSLLTIMMSNNFVEIKGSVFKKFEKNNLFQMSNSDIKERFTNYVLLLIVCLRNMEQFSWNPDHLWVLFPDVFMVIASEIAVDIVKHAFITKFNDITADVYSEYRASLAFDLVSSRQKNAYTDYSDSVARRMGFIPLPLAVLLIRVVTSSIKVQGILSYACVALFYFGLISLKILNSIVLLGKSCQYVKKAKMEEKLFNPPPASTPGKPSSKSQSRCKSSQGLSTEENLSASVTSQPVHQKENVIPLLVTSNSDQFLTTPDGDEKDITQENSELKHRSSKKDLLEIDRFTICGNRID, from the exons ACGCTGCCTTGCTACGGCTTAAG GGACAGGCGTTTGCTTCAGCCTGCACAGGTGTGTGACGTTTTGAAGGGTGTCATTTTGGTGATGTGCTATTTCATGATGCACTATGTGGACTACTCCATGATGTACCACCTGATCAGAGGGCAGTCTGTCATCAAGCTCTACATCATCTACAACATGCTAGAG GTAGCCGATCGTCTGTTCTCCTCATTTGGACAAGATATCTTAGATGCTCTCTACTGGACAGCCACAGAgcctaaggaaagaaaaagagcacacATCGGAGTAATTCCTCACTTCTTCATGGCTGTCCTCTACGTCT TTCTACATGCCATTCTCATCATGGTTCAGGCGACGACTCTCAATGTAGCGTTTAACTCCCACAATAAGTCGCTGCTCACTATCATGATGTCTAACAAT TTTGTCGAGATTAAAGGAAGTGTTTTCAAGAAGTTTGAGAAGAACAATCTCTTTCAAATGTCAAACAGTG aTATTAAAGAACGATTCACAAATTATGTGCTTTTACTAATAGTGTGCTTAAGAAACATGGAACAGTTTTCTTGGAATCCAG ATCATCTCTGGGTGTTATTTCCCGATGTCTTTATGGTGATTGCGTCAGAAATTGCTGTGGATATTGTGAAGCACGCCTTTATCACCAAATTCAATGACATCACTGCAGAT gTCTACAGTGAATATAGAGCCAGCCTTGCTTTTGACCTTGTTAGCAGCCGACAGAAAAAT GCATATACAGACTACAGTGACTCAGTAGCACGGAGGATGGGCTTTATTCCTCTCCCGCTAGCTGTCTTA cTCATCAGAGTTGTAACAAGCTCAATTAAAGTACAAGGAATCCTGTCCTATGCCTGTGTCGCACTCTTCTATTTTGG GTTGATCTCTCTGAAAATACTTAACAGCATTGTGCTATTGGGGAAATCATGTCAATATGTGAAGAAAGCCAAAATGGAAGAGAAGCTATTTAATCCTCCCCCAGCCAGCACCCCCGGAAAACCCTCCAGTAAATCCCAGAGCAGGTGCAAGTCCTCTCAAG GCCTTTCCACAGAAGAAAACTTGTCTGCTTCTGTCACCAGCCAGCCTGTTcatcagaaagaaaatgtcatacCCTTACTTGTGACCAGCAATTCTGATCAGTTTCTGACAACGCCAGATGGTGATGAGAAGGACATAACACAGGAAAATTCTGAATTAAAACACAGATCCTCAAAGAAAGATTTGTTAGAGATAGACAGGTTCACAATTTGTGGGAACCGGATTGACTGA